One part of the Solanum dulcamara chromosome 8, daSolDulc1.2, whole genome shotgun sequence genome encodes these proteins:
- the LOC129899055 gene encoding uncharacterized protein LOC129899055 isoform X2, which translates to MLILLLNYCKCKLGLSFGEALAIHKEPLFGAQRIHKCAWDLQNFPDGHKSKFVENIIKQVLQEVNQIPLNVAWYPVGEDTHVKDIELLLRNEVHMVGIGGIGKTNLAKR; encoded by the exons ATGTTGATTCTTCTTCTCAACTACTGCAAATGCAAATTGGGTCTTTCTTTTGGTGAAGCTTTAGCTATACACAAGGAACCGTTATTTGGGGCTCAAAGGATACACAAGTGCGCATGGGATTTGCAAAATTTTCCTGATGG GCATAAATCTAAATTTGTCGAGAATATTATAAAACAAGTCCTACAAGAGGTCAACCAAATACCTCTAAATGTTGCTTGGTACCCAGTTGGAGAAGATACTCATGTTAAAGATATAGAGTTGTTATTGCGAAATGAAGTTCACATGGTTGGCATTGGTGGAATAGGAAAAACAAATTTGGCAAAAAG GTAG
- the LOC129899055 gene encoding uncharacterized protein LOC129899055 isoform X1, which yields MLILLLNYCKCKLGLSFGEALAIHKEPLFGAQRIHKCAWDLQNFPDGHKSKFVENIIKQVLQEVNQIPLNVAWYPVGEDTHVKDIELLLRNEVHMVGIGGIGKTNLAKRCKSVKAKW from the exons ATGTTGATTCTTCTTCTCAACTACTGCAAATGCAAATTGGGTCTTTCTTTTGGTGAAGCTTTAGCTATACACAAGGAACCGTTATTTGGGGCTCAAAGGATACACAAGTGCGCATGGGATTTGCAAAATTTTCCTGATGG GCATAAATCTAAATTTGTCGAGAATATTATAAAACAAGTCCTACAAGAGGTCAACCAAATACCTCTAAATGTTGCTTGGTACCCAGTTGGAGAAGATACTCATGTTAAAGATATAGAGTTGTTATTGCGAAATGAAGTTCACATGGTTGGCATTGGTGGAATAGGAAAAACAAATTTGGCAAAAAG ATGTAAGAGTGTGAAAGCAAAGTGGTGA